The following are from one region of the Gracilinanus agilis isolate LMUSP501 unplaced genomic scaffold, AgileGrace unplaced_scaffold56381, whole genome shotgun sequence genome:
- the LOC123256150 gene encoding heat shock 70 kDa protein 12B-like — translation MVSEPGLDQPDWTLSHPRKWEGGDPGVAHQKTPTSLLLTPEGTFHSFGYTARDYYHDLDPEEARDWLYFEKFKMKIHSASDLTMKTELEAVNGKKMPALDVFAHALRFFKKHAVQELREQCPSLPERNAIRWVLTVPAIWKQPAKQFMREAAYLVSEGRSTWTEVPRGSTLPGGKTKCWTSMQGDPSSSPASDIY, via the exons ATGGTGTCAGAGCCTGGGCTGGACCAGCCTGACTGGACTCTATCCCACCCCAGGAAGTGGGAGGGTGGAGACCCCGGCGTGGCCCACCAGAAGACACCCACCAGCCTGCTGCTGACCCCGGAGGGCACCTTCCACAGCTTTGGCTACACAGCCAGGGACTACTACCATGACTTGGACCCAGAGGAGGCTCGAGACTGGCTTTACTTTGAGAAGTTCAAGATGAAAATCCACAGCGCTAGC GACCTCACCATGAAGACAGAGCTAGAGGCCGTGAATGGCAAGAAGATGCCTGCCCTAGATGTGTTTGCCCACGCTCTGCGGTTCTTCAAGAAGCATGCTGTGCAG GAGCTCAGAGAGCAGTGCCCGTCCCTGCCAGAAAGGAACGCCATCCGCTGGGTACTCACCGTCCCTGCCATCTGGAAGCAGCCCGCCAAGCAGTTCATGAGGGAAGCTGCCTACCTGGTAAGTGAAGGGAGGTCTACATGGACAGAGGTTCCAAGAGGGTCCACCCTACCTGGAGGCAAAACAAAGTGCTGGACTTCAATGCAGGGAGACCCGAGTTctagtcctgcctcagacatttactag